One part of the Phoenix dactylifera cultivar Barhee BC4 chromosome 4, palm_55x_up_171113_PBpolish2nd_filt_p, whole genome shotgun sequence genome encodes these proteins:
- the LOC120110532 gene encoding secreted RxLR effector protein 161-like encodes MENASPVSTLMEVGLKLTKDDDKRMIDATLCRSLVGSLMYLTATRPDLMFAVSLISRFMESPRRIHWEVAKRILRYVRGTIDYGIHYARVSNSSLVGYSDSDWSGSIDDSKITSGFVFHIGSGAISWASKKQPIVALSTAEAEYISLALAGCQALWLRWILQELKHSQNERTKLFCDNSSAIALTKNPVFHGKSKQPSIFESSIILFEIWSKMERLRSSIAKRKIKWRIFSPRH; translated from the coding sequence atggaaaatgctTCACCTGTAAGCACTCTAATGGAAGTTGGGTTGAAGCTAACTAAGGATGATGACAAAAGAATGATTGATGCAACTCTTTGTAGAAGTCTTGTTGGTAGTCTTATGTACTTGACTGCAACAAGGCCGGATCTCATGTTTGCTGTAAGCCTAATAAGCAGATTCATGGAGTCACCAAGGAGAATCCATTGGGAGGTTGCTAAAAGAATCCTACGATATGTACGTGGAACAATTGATTATGGCATACACTATGCAAGAGTTTCAAATTCAAGCTTGGTTGGCTACAGTGATAGTGATTGGAGTGGAAGTATTGATGATAGCAaaatcacttctggctttgtTTTTCATATTGGTTCAGGTGCTATCTCATGGGCATCAAAAAAACAACCAATTGTGGCACTCTCTACGGCGGAAGCGGAGTATATTTCCTTAGCCTTAGCGGGTTGTCAAGCATTATGGCTAAGGTGGATTCTACAAGAACTCAAGCATTCTCAAAATGAAAGAACAAAACTGTTTTGTGATAATAGTTCGGCTATTGCACTTACAAAAAATccagtctttcatggaaaaagcAAGCAGCCAAGCATATTCGAATCAAGTATCATTTTATTCGAGATTTGGTCAAAGATGGAGAGATTGAGATCAAGTATTGCAAAACGGAAGATCAAATGGCGGATATTTTCACCAAGGCATTAA
- the LOC103721056 gene encoding uncharacterized protein LOC103721056 isoform X2 → MMLAAGGAIAAAVARPPPPPLVRCGARKEAESAEFKMEAEGDMRRGMLGFGLGGAAGKKKKKRKKEKVEVVWQCARGCGACCKLDKGPAFPAPEEIFADDPSHLQLYKSLIGPDGWCVHYHHPTRTCSIYPDRPFFCRVEPAVFRKLYGIDERRFNREACRDTIKAVYGSGSEELKNFDRLTRNPK, encoded by the exons ATGATGTTGGCTGCGGGCGGTGCCATTGCTGCTGCCGTTGcccggccgccgccgcctcctctgGTGAGATGTGGGGCTCGGAAGGAGGCGGAGAGTGCGGAGTTCAAGATGGAGGCCGAGGGGGACATGCGCCGAGGGATGCTGGGGTTCGGGCTCGGGGGAGCGGcgggcaagaagaagaagaagaggaagaaggagaaggtcgAGGTGGTGTGGCAGTGCGCTCGGGGCTGCGGCGCCTGCTGCAAGCTGGACAAGGGCCCCGCCTTCCCCGCCCCGGAGGAAATCTTCGCCGACGACCCATCCCACCTCCAG CTTTACAAAAGCCTGATAGGCCCTGACGGCTGGTGCGTCCACTACCATCATCCGACCCGGACCTGTTCCATCTACCCAG ACCGGCCCTTCTTCTGCCGGGTTGAGCCTGCTGTCTTCCGGAAGCTCTACGGCATCGACGAGAGGAGATTCAATAGAGAGGCTTGCAG GGATACCATCAAAGCAGTTTATGGCTCCGGTTCGGAGGAGCTCAAGAACTTTGACCGTCTCACTAGAAATCCCAAATAA
- the LOC103721055 gene encoding peptidyl-prolyl cis-trans isomerase CYP37, chloroplastic isoform X5 encodes MLIFAQISFPLSMSNWSPWLASTANAVLYSPDTKVPRTGELALRRAIPANANMKAIQESLEDISYLLRIPQRKPYGTMEGDVKKAIKIATEEQESILGSIPKEFKEKGSMLYASLLDGKGGLQNLIEFIKEKDPDKVSLGLSLSLDTVAELELLQAPGLSFLLPEQYLKYPRLTGRGTVEFTIERGDGSTFFPTAGGEPKSLATVQVVIDGYSAPLTAGNFAKLVLDGGYDGVRLKCTNQAILSDNEPERYGYSVPLEVMPSGQFEPLYKTTLSVQDGELPVLPLSVYGAIAMAHSVDSDEYSSPSQFFFYLYDKRNAGLGGLSFDEGQFSVFGYTTAGREVLSQIKTGDLIRSAKLVQGQDRLILPDAN; translated from the exons ATGCTCATATTTGCTCAAATATCATTTCCACTATCTATGAGCAATTGGAGCCCATGGTTGGCTTCTACTGCAAATGCAGTGCTTTATTCACCTGACACCAAGGTTCCAAGAACTGGAGAACTTGCGTTGAGGAGGGCTATTCCTGCCAATGCTAACATGAAAGCAATACAG GAGTCTCTGGAGGACATCTCATACTTGTTAAGAATACCTCAGAGAAAGCCTTATGGTACAATGGAAGGTGATGTCAAGAAAGCAATAAAG ATTGCAACTGAGGAGCAAGAATCAATCTTGGGCAGTATACCAAAAGAATTTAAGGAAAAGGGTTCTATGCTGTATGCTTCTCTTCTAGATGGAAAG GGGGGATTGCAGAACCTCATTGAGTTTATAAAGGAAAAGGACCCAGATAAGGTATCTTTAGGTCTGTCTTTATCTCTTGACACTGTTGCGGAACTGGAGTTATTGCAG GCTCCAGGATTGTCATTTCTATTGCCTGAGCAGTACTTGAAATATCCAAG GTTAACAGGGAGGGGAACTGTTGAATTCACCATTGAGAGAGGTGATGGTTCCACATTCTTTCCGACAGCTGGCGGTGAACCAAAAAGCCTTGCTACAGTTCAG GTTGTCATTGATGGATATTCTGCTCCACTGACAGCAGGAAATTTTGCGAAATTG GTGCTTGATGGTGGATATGATGGGGTGAGGCTGAAATGTACAAACCAAGCTATTCTTTCAGATAATGAACCCGAGAGGTATGGATACAGTGTGCCCCTAGAAGTAATGCCTTCTGGACAGTTTGAACCACTATACAAGACAACTCTCAGTGTTCAG GATGGGGAGCTCCCCGTGCTTCCTTTATCTGTATATGGAGCAATTGCAATGGCACATAGTGTGGACTCTGATGAGTATTCTTCACCATCTCagtttttcttctatctctatgATAAGAGAAAT GCCGGCTTAGGTGGGTTGTCTTTTGACGAAggtcaattttctgtttttgg ATATACAACTGCTGGAAGAGAAGTACTTTCGCAGATTAAAACGGGAGACTTGATTCGATCAGCAAAGTTAGTACAAGGCCAAGATCGCCTTATACTGCCAGATGCAAATTGA
- the LOC103721056 gene encoding uncharacterized protein LOC103721056 isoform X1, with protein MMLAAGGAIAAAVARPPPPPLVRCGARKEAESAEFKMEAEGDMRRGMLGFGLGGAAGKKKKKRKKEKVEVVWQCARGCGACCKLDKGPAFPAPEEIFADDPSHLQLYKSLIGPDGWCVHYHHPTRTCSIYPDRPFFCRVEPAVFRKLYGIDERRFNREACSSCRDTIKAVYGSGSEELKNFDRLTRNPK; from the exons ATGATGTTGGCTGCGGGCGGTGCCATTGCTGCTGCCGTTGcccggccgccgccgcctcctctgGTGAGATGTGGGGCTCGGAAGGAGGCGGAGAGTGCGGAGTTCAAGATGGAGGCCGAGGGGGACATGCGCCGAGGGATGCTGGGGTTCGGGCTCGGGGGAGCGGcgggcaagaagaagaagaagaggaagaaggagaaggtcgAGGTGGTGTGGCAGTGCGCTCGGGGCTGCGGCGCCTGCTGCAAGCTGGACAAGGGCCCCGCCTTCCCCGCCCCGGAGGAAATCTTCGCCGACGACCCATCCCACCTCCAG CTTTACAAAAGCCTGATAGGCCCTGACGGCTGGTGCGTCCACTACCATCATCCGACCCGGACCTGTTCCATCTACCCAG ACCGGCCCTTCTTCTGCCGGGTTGAGCCTGCTGTCTTCCGGAAGCTCTACGGCATCGACGAGAGGAGATTCAATAGAGAGGCTTGCAG CTCCTGCAGGGATACCATCAAAGCAGTTTATGGCTCCGGTTCGGAGGAGCTCAAGAACTTTGACCGTCTCACTAGAAATCCCAAATAA
- the LOC103721054 gene encoding caffeoylshikimate esterase produces the protein MEEAAGRNQHHHQQQRHFWGDDPADEEEYYASQGIRGTSSSFASPGGLSLFARSWLPSSSPPRALVCMIHGYGNDISWTFQATPIFLASHGFACCAIDLPGHGRSPGLRAFLPDLSAVADDCLAYFDSVRRSPELRGLPCFLYGESMGGALCLLIHLRDRRPEAVWRGAVLVAPMCKISDSIRPRWPIPQVLTFVARLAPTLPIVPTADLVDKSVRVEAKRKVAASNPLRYRGKPRLGTVVELLRATDDLGSRLSEVTLPFLVLHGSADVVTDPAVSRALYDAARSEDKTIRIYEGMMHSLLFGETDENVALVRNDILAWLNERCGGARR, from the coding sequence ATGGAGGAGGCGGCCGGCCGCAACCAACACCACCACCAGCAGCAGCGCCACTTCTGGGGGGACGATCCCGCGGACGAGGAAGAGTACTACGCATCGCAGGGCATCCGCGGCACGAGCTCGTCCTTCGCCTCGCCGGGGGGCTTGTCCCTCTTCGCCCGCTCCTGGCTGCCCTCTTCTTCGCCCCCCCGCGCCCTCGTCTGCATGATCCACGGCTACGGCAACGAcatcagctggaccttccaggCCACCCCCATCTTCCTCGCCAGCCACGGCTTCGCCTGCTGCGCCATCGACCTCCCCGGCCACGGCCGCTCCCCCGGCCTTCGCGCCTTCCTCCCCGACCTCTCCGCCGTCGCCGACGACTGCCTCGCCTACTTCGACTCCGTCCGCCGCTCCCCGGAGCTCCGCGGCCTCCCCTGCTTCCTCTACGGCGAGTCCATGGGCGGCGCCCTCTGCCTCCTGATCCACCTCCGCGACCGCCGCCCCGAGGCTGTCTGGCGCGGCGCCGTCCTCGTCGCCCCCATGTGCAAGATCTCCGACAGCATCCGCCCCCGGTGGCCCATTCCGCAAGTCCTGACCTTCGTTGCCCGGCTCGCTCCCACGCTGCCCATAGTTCCCACGGCCGACCTCGTCGACAAGTCGGTGAGGGTCGAGGCGAAGCGGAAGGTGGCCGCGAGCAACCCCCTGCGGTACCGGGGGAAGCCGAGGCTGGGCACCGTGGTGGAGCTGCTCCGGGCCACCGACGACCTGGGATCCCGCCTCTCGGAGGTGACCCTTCCCTTCCTCGTGCTCCACGGCAGCGCCGACGTCGTTACCGACCCGGCGGTGAGCCGGGCGCTGTACGACGCGGCCCGGAGCGAAGACAAGACCATCAGGATCTACGAGGGGATGATGCACTCCCTGCTCTTCGGCGAGACGGACGAGAACGTCGCCCTCGTCCGCAACGATATCCTCGCCTGGCTCAACGAGAGGTGCGGAGGAGCTCGACGATGa